In Orenia metallireducens, the DNA window ATTTCCTCAAAATATATAGACTTTTTAAAATTAAGTTTTGGTACATCAGGGTTATATCCTAAGGATTTATTAAAGAGAAAGATAGAATTAGTTAAAGATTATGGGGTAGATATATATCCTGGAGGTACTTTCTTAGAAGTAGCAATTGTCCAAAACAAGTGGGAAGAGTATTTATATAGGGCTAAAGAATTAGGATTTAATGCTATTGAGGTATCTGATGGAACTATTGATTTAACTTCTAATTTAAGGAGTATTATTATTAGAAAGGCTAAAGAGCTCGAATTTAAAGTTTTTGCTGAGATTGGTAAGAAGGACAAAGATGAAGATTTTAAGGTCAGTCAGATGATTAAGCAGTTAAAAAGGGATGTAGCTGATGGGGCTTATAAGGTAATCGTTGAAGCTAGAGAATCAGGTAAGGGTGTATCAATCTATAATGAAAGTGGAGAAGCCGATGAGTTTAAATTACAGAGATTATTATTAGACAGTCCTCATCCTACCGATATTATTTGGGAAGCACCTTTGAAGAAACAGCAGGTATATTTTATTAATATGTTAGGGAATAATGTTAACCTAGGAAATATTGATACCCGTGATATTTTAGCCTTAGAATCTCTTCGTACAGGTTTACGAGGAGATACCTTTAGGAAGACTTTAAATTTAGATACATCTGATGAAACTGTTATAGAGATTGATGTCTGATAACTTTACTAGATTAAATTCTTATGATAGTATAAAAATTGATATAATATAGAGATAATGGGACACTTTTATAGTTAAAAATCAAGTTCAAAACCTCACACCTCACCTCTTAATCCCCCTACGAGTAATACAGTTCAATTACTCTTCGTACACAACCAGTCTCTCCTTAACTAATGGGAGGGGAAGCTCTTTCTCTTTTACTTTTCTCCCTTCTCCTAAGAGTAGGAGAAGGGTTGGGGATGAGGTGTGAAAAGTGTCGCAATATATCCATTAAGCAACAATATATTCATTGGAGTTTATTTAATATAATCTGTTATATTATAGAATAAAAATGGAGGGTTAATCTATGGAAGTAGATGTGATATTTTCTGCAGATAGGATTGAAGAAGACAATGTGAGGAATAAAACAGCGGTAGTTATTGATACTTTACGGGCAACAAGTACTATTGTAACATCTTTAGCTAATGGAGCTAAGGATATTATTCCTGTAGTTAGTATTGAAGAAGCCAAGAGGTTAAAGAGGGGCTTGGCAAAAAAAGCCCTAGTTGCTGGTGAACGGGGAGGGATTAAGATTGAAGAGTTTGATTTGGGCAACTCTCCAAGGGCTTATAGCCAAGAGGTAGTGCTGAATAAAAATATTATCTTAACTACTACCAATGGAACTAAATGCTTTGCTAGGTTAGAGAGTGCTCAAGAAGTAGTAGTTCTTTCTCTGTTAAACTTAGAAGCTATTAATAACTATCTCCAGGATAAAGAGAAGGTTGTATTCTGTTGTGCAGGAACCCATGGAGAATTTGCTTTAGATGATTTTATTACTGCGGGTAAGGCTATAACTAAGCTGTCTGCTAGTAAAGAGGTTAAATTAAGTGATAGAGCTTTGGTAGCTTATCAGATTTATTTGCAGAATAAGGATAATCTATTGAACCTGATTAAAGGCTCTAAAAGTGGGCAGAATTTAATCTCTTTGGGTAAAGAGGAGGATATTGATTATATAGTAGAAGGTCGAGAGTTTGGGGTAGTACCTAGTTATTGTGAAGGAAAGATAAGAATTTAATAGGTCACTAAAAAGATGGCTTAAGCCATCTTTTTATAATTAATGATAATAATCTATATTCTTATAGATTTATGACTCTAGAATGTAACATAAATATGTTTTTATAGAGAGATATTATGATACTTTTATGGTTAAAAATTAATAATTAAAAGGTTTTAAGGCGAAGAAAATTAATGTTTGAGCAGAGCAAGTATTCTAAAAAATAATAGTTTATAAGATAATCTTTGAAATAGGAATCTTAGCTATCTTAATCTCAACTAATATTAATTGCGTAGCGAGTGGGCGTTGCCACGGAGGGTTATCTTTTTAAACCCGAAGAACTACGGCTGAAGAAGTATTCTTGAGGTGCATCAAGGACGCCCCGTAGGAAGTAGTCTTGGGGTGAAACCTAAGATTTTGTTTATTTTTTAAAAGTGAAAAGTGTCGCAATATACCCATAAGATTTCATTTTAAATTCACACATCTATAACTCTAAAGTGAAGGTTATAATACCTCAGTCTTTTATTTGGTCAATTTTGCCTTGATTTAAAATTATATAAAGTTGGATACTATTCTATTTCTTCTCTTGCCTACATAAAATTTTATTAAGTAGGATTAAGGGAGTTGATTTGGTGAATACGAGCTATGCCTTTCTTATCATAATATTCAGTATAGGTCTACTATCGAAGTCAGACCTATTGGTATTAGCAAGTATAGTATTATTTACTTTAAAGCTGATTAGGTTAGATAATCTCTTAGTTGT includes these proteins:
- a CDS encoding phosphosulfolactate synthase; this encodes MNRDFNNGWNLDMEFPLVGREEKPRRNGLTMVLDKGLGLYETEDLLEISSKYIDFLKLSFGTSGLYPKDLLKRKIELVKDYGVDIYPGGTFLEVAIVQNKWEEYLYRAKELGFNAIEVSDGTIDLTSNLRSIIIRKAKELEFKVFAEIGKKDKDEDFKVSQMIKQLKRDVADGAYKVIVEARESGKGVSIYNESGEADEFKLQRLLLDSPHPTDIIWEAPLKKQQVYFINMLGNNVNLGNIDTRDILALESLRTGLRGDTFRKTLNLDTSDETVIEIDV
- a CDS encoding 2-phosphosulfolactate phosphatase, with protein sequence MEVDVIFSADRIEEDNVRNKTAVVIDTLRATSTIVTSLANGAKDIIPVVSIEEAKRLKRGLAKKALVAGERGGIKIEEFDLGNSPRAYSQEVVLNKNIILTTTNGTKCFARLESAQEVVVLSLLNLEAINNYLQDKEKVVFCCAGTHGEFALDDFITAGKAITKLSASKEVKLSDRALVAYQIYLQNKDNLLNLIKGSKSGQNLISLGKEEDIDYIVEGREFGVVPSYCEGKIRI